A genomic window from Solanum dulcamara chromosome 11, daSolDulc1.2, whole genome shotgun sequence includes:
- the LOC129873234 gene encoding probable galacturonosyltransferase 9: protein MAVAVRGGRGGGLALRNFFSYRIFVSAMFTLLFLATLSVLFSSHHDSTTGNAYLHRSFVALSSDPLKTRFDLIHKQANDHIALVNAYAAYARKLKLDIAKQLKMYEDLAQNFSDLQSKQNYRSNLFDTDGPLDDDSLKQFEKEVKDKVKFARLLIADSKESYDNQLKIQKLKDTIFAVNELFVKAKKNGAFASSIAAKSTPKSLHCLAMRLMEERISHPEKYRDEDPEPEYEDPTLYHYAIFSDNVIAVSVVVNSVIKNAEEPWKHVFHVVTDRMNLAAMKVWFKMRPIQQAHIEIKSVEDFTFLTSSYVPVLKQLESAKLQNFYFQNSAENATKDVNNMKFKNPKYLSMLNHLRFYLPEMYPTLHRILFLDDDVVVQKDLTALWTIDLDGKVNGAVETCFGSFHRYSQYLNFSHPLVREKFIPKACAWAFGMNIFDLDAWRREKCTEQYHYWQNLNEDRTLWKLGTLPAGLMTFYSKTKSLDKSWHVLGLGYNPSVSMDEIHKAAVIHYNGDMKPWLDIALNQYKELWTKYIDSEMEFVQMCNFGV, encoded by the exons ATGGCGGTTGCAGTCCGAGGAGGCCGTGGCGGCGGATTGGCACTTCGGAATTTCTTCTCATATCGAATCTTCGTCTCCGCTATGTTTACTTTACTGTTTCTCGCCACTCTCTCCGTCCTCTTCTCCTCTCACCACGATTCT ACTACTGGGAATGCATACTTGCATCGGTCATTTGTGGCGCTGAGTTCAGATCCATTGAAGACTAGGTTTGATTTAATACATAAACAAGCAAATGATCATATAGCACTTGTGAATGCCTATGCTGCTTATGCAAGGAAGCTGAAGTTGGATATTGCTAAGCAGCTTAAGATGTATGAAGATTTGGCCCAGAATTTTTCTGATCTTCAGTCAAAGCAAAATTATCGCTCAAATTTGTTTGATACTGATGGGCCCCTGGATGACGACTCCTTGAAACAGTTTGAGAAGGAGGTTAAGGATAAGGTCAAGTTTGCTAGGTTATTGATTGCTGACTCAAAAGAGTCTTAtgataatcaattgaaaatacAGAAGCTGAAGGACACAATATTTGCTGTTAATGAGTTGTTCGTGAAGGCAAAGAAGAATGGAGCTTTTGCCAGCTCGATTGCTGCTAAATCAACTCCAAAGAGCTTGCATTGTCTTGCTATGCGGCTTATGGAGGAGAGAATCTCACATCCTGAAAAATATAGGGATGAGGACCCAGAGCCTGAATATGAGGATCCTACTCTGTATCATTATGCCATATTTTCAGATAATGTAATTGCAGTTTCCGTGGTTGTGAATTCGGTAATAAAGAACGCAGAGGAGCCGTGGAAACATGTGTTCCATGTTGTTACTGATAGAATGAATCTAGCTGCAATGAAAGTGTGGTTTAAGATGAGGCCTATTCAACAAGCTCACATTGAAATCAAATCTGTTGAGGATTTTACATTCTTAACTTCTTCCTATGTTCCAGTGCTTAAGCAACTTGAGTCCGCAAAATTGCAGAACTTTTACTTCCAAAACAGTGCAGAGAATGCTACGAAAGATGTGAACaacatgaaatttaaaaatccAAAGTACTTGTCGATGTTAAATCACTTAAGATTTTATTTGCCGGAGATGTATCCAACACTTCACCGGATTTTGTTTTTGGACGATGATGTTGTGGTTCAGAAGGATTTGACTGCATTGTGGACAATTGATTTGGATGGGAAGGTCAATGGGGCAGTTGAGACCTGCTTTGGATCTTTTCATCGCTATTCTCAGTACTTGAATTTCTCTCATCCTCTTGTTAGGGAAAAGTTCATCCCTAAGGCGTGTGCCTGGGCGTTTGGGATGAATATTTTTGATCTTGATGCCTGGAGGCGGGAAAAATGCACTGAGCAGTATCACTACTGGCAGAATTTG aaTGAGGATCGGACATTGTGGAAATTGGGAACACTTCCAGCTGGGCTGATGACCTTCTACTCGAAAACCAAATCACTGGATAAGTCGTGGCATGTACTTGGCCTTGGGTACAACCCAAGTGTAAGCATGGATGAAATCCACAAGGCTGCTGTGATTCACTATAATGGAGATATGAAGCCTTGGCTGGACATAGCCTTGAATCAGTACAAGGAGCTATGGACTAAATATATTGATTCTGAAATGGAATTTGTGCAGATGTGCAATTTTGGCGTGTAG
- the LOC129874699 gene encoding amino acid transporter AVT6A-like, with product MTIGSIKPVKEKKSRKSKQPVVDDQSPLLPTKHQEDGGFDEFNGASFSGAVFNLSTTIVGAGIMALPATMKVLGLIPGIIMIILMAFLTEASVELLIRFSRTSKSVSYGGLMGDAFGKYGKMLLQICILVNNIGVLIVYMIIIGDVLSGTTSSGTHHAGVLEGWFGVHWWNGRFSVLLVTTLGVFAPLACLKRINSLRYTSALSVALAVVFLVVTVGITIFKLINGSILMPRLLPSFYDLTSFLKLFTVVPVLVTAYICHYNVHSIENELEDSRQIRAVVQSALALCSSVYVLTSIFGFLLFGDATLDDVLANFDADLGIPFGSLLNDVVRVSYAAHLMLVFPIVFYPLRLNLDGLVFPSARPLTLDNLRFALISGGLIAIIFLGANFIPSIWDAFQFTGATAAVCIGFIFPAAVTLRDRYGIATKRDKILCIFMIVLAVFSNLVAIYSDAYALIKKNSSPRE from the exons ATGACGATTGGAAGCATTAAACCTGTAAAagagaagaaatcaagaaagagcAAGCAGCCAGTGGTAGATGACCAATCACCATTATTGCCAACAAAGCATCAGGAAGATGGCGGATTCGATGAGTTCAATGGGGCTTCATTTAGTGGGGCTGTATTTAATTTGTCAACTACAATTGTCGGTGCTGGAATCATGGCCTTACCTGCAACTATGAAGGTGTTGGGACTCATTCCTGGGAttattatgatcatcttgatggCTTTCCTCACAGAAGCTTCAGTTGAGTTGTTAATCAGGTTTAGTAGGACTTCAAAATCAGTTTCTTATGGAGGTCTTATGGGCGATGCTTTTGGAAAATATGGGAAGATGTTGCTTCAAATATGTATACTTGTTAATAATATTGGTGTTCTTATTGTATACATGATTATCATAG GTGATGTGCTTTCTGGAACAACTTCAAGTGGAACCCACCATGCTGGTGTCCTGGAAGGTTGGTTCGGAGTTCATTGGTGGAATGGACGATTCTCTGTTCTTCTTGTGACCACCCTTGGCGTATTTGCACCATTAGCTTGCTTAAAGCGTATAA ATTCATTGAGATATACATCTGCATTATCAGTCGCCCTGGCTGTTGTATTTCTGGTCGTAACTGTGGGAATCACCATATTCAAGCTGATAAATGGATCAATTCTTATGCCCAGATTGCTTCCCAGTTTTTATGATCTGACGTCATTCCTCAAGCTCTTCACAGTTGTTCCTGTACTGGTCACTGCATACATCTGTCACTATAATG TTCACTCCATAGAAAATGAACTTGAAGACAGCAGGCAGATCAGAGCAGTGGTACAAAGTGCGCTAGCTCTTTGCTCAAGTGTGTATGTGCTGACAAGCATTTTTGGATTTCTCCTATTTGGCGATGCAACTCTTGATGATGTGCTTGCCAACTTCGATGCTGATCTTGGAATTCCATTTGGCTCCTTGCTTAATGATGTTGTGCGTGTCAGCTATGCTGCCCACTTGATGCTCGTCTTTCCCATTGTTTTCTACCCACTGCGGCTTAACTTGGATGGCCTTGTGTTTCCTTCTGCAAGGCCTCTAACCCTGGACAATTTGAGGTTTGCTTTAATCAGCGGTGGCCTCATTGCCATCATCTTTTTGGGGGCGAATTTCATCCCAAGCATCTGGGATGCTTTCCAATTCACTGGAGCAACTGCTGCTGTTTGCATAGGGTTCATATTTCCTGCTGCTGTTACTCTCAG GGATCGGTATGGCATAGCAACTAAGAGGGACAAGATCTTGTGTATTTTTATGATTGTCCTTGCTGTCTTTTCAAACCTGGTGGCCATATATAGCGATGCCTATgccttgattaaaaaaaattcatcaccACGTGAGTGA
- the LOC129872916 gene encoding basic leucine zipper 43-like — MQPTEATDFYYLLPSNPTQIPSQSCVNYNTSTFQLNTLLNPLYHLQITPQVQDVNPQLTCLNSNSTSDEADEQQWTLINERKQRRMISNRESARRSRMRKQRHLDELWAQVVWLRNENHQLLDKLNHASDRHDQVLQENAQLKNETSELRQMITDMQLSCPCPSSRALENEPCSSLPQK; from the coding sequence ATGCAACCCACTGAAGCCACAGACTTCTATTACCTACTTCCGTCTAACCCAACTCAAATCCCATCTCAATCTTGTGTGAACTATAACACATCCACATTTCAGCTAAATACACTCTTGAACCCTTTGTATCATCTTCAGATCACTCCTCAAGTTCAAGACGTCAATCCACAACTAACATGTTTGAACAGTAACTCTACATCAGATGAAGCTGATGAGCAACAGTGGACTCTAATAAATGAACGTAAACAGAGGAGAATGATATCTAATAGAGAGTCTGCACGGAGATCACGCATGCGCAAGCAAAGGCACCTAGATGAGCTTTGGGCACAGGTTGTTTGGCTCCGAAATGAGAATCACCAGCTCCTGGACAAACTAAATCATGCTTCTGACCGCCATGATCAAGTACTTCAAGAAAATGCTCAACTCAAAAACGAAACTTCAGAACTTCGCCAAATGATCACTGACATGCAGCTTAGTTGTCCTTGTCCTAGCTCAAGAGCTCTTGAGAATGAACCTTGCAGTAGTTTACCTCAAAAATGA
- the LOC129872915 gene encoding uncharacterized protein LOC129872915, whose product MELQLNLNGSHSMAENPSLQIFHIQTTNFSEDELEQEDPTSSFSASNPTFFIPSFDDFDPGSDSDSESVDTESNRSDLIANPNSFFYGNEDQIDLVTDLFNTRNDDVTDHSHVVHSNFNDRVLPDGEEVESGSEFDGLRVVGVDSESDSEDMEVISGVIHQTGDLSAPDLWSCFRVDDEGDLDEDFVWEEVERVEGRGENMSYLIGRMEEISVPSDFSSEGGGSDLGEDGEEEQVRNLEWEFLVAVNNLERSLEFHNAVIIQDDGVFDTVDFVGSEEGLKGSPPAAKSVLENLPLVVVSGEDLKGSNVACAICKDEILLTEKVTRLPCSHYYHCDCIVPWLNIRNTCPVCRHELPTDDADYERKNERRAGPALVNDFQVICSEAGLLCHNPRKITSLYDELLTSTFVSIHFSPCVPVSTIIKKK is encoded by the exons ATGGAGCTTCAACTGAATTTGAACGGAAGTCATTCAATGGCGGAAAATCCTAGCCTTCAAATTTTCCATATTCAGACAACCAATTTCAGCGAGGACGAGCTCGAACAGGAGGATCCCACAAGCTCCTTTTCTGCTTCTAATCCCACCTTCTTTATTCCCTCATTTGATGATTTTGACCCGGGATCCGATTCAGATTCCGAATCCGTTGATACGGAGTCCAACCGCTCCGACTTGATCGCAAACCCTAATTCCTTCTTCTATGGCAATGAAGACCAAATAGACCTTGTAACCGATTTGTTCAACACCCGAAACGACGACGTTACGGATCATTCCCATGTCGTTCACAGCAATTTCAATGATAGGGTTTTGCCAGACGGTGAAGAAGTAGAGTCTGGGTCTGAATTTGATGGGCTTCGGGTCGTTGGGGTGGACTCCGAGTCCGATTCAGAAGATATGGAGGTAATTTCGGGGGTTATTCACCAAACTGGTGATTTGAGTGCGCCGGATTTATGGAGCTGTTTTCGGGTTGATGATGAGGGGGATTTGGATGAAGATTTCGTGTGGGAAGAAGTTGAGAGGGTTGAAGGGAGGGGGGAGAATATGAGTTATCTGATTGGTCGAATGGAAGAAATTTCAGTTCCTTCTGATTTCTCTTCTGAAGGAGGAGGTTCGGATTTGGGTGAAGATGGAGAAGAGGAGCAGGTGAGGAATTTAGAATGGGAATTTCTGGTGGCGGTTAATAATCTCGAAAGGAGCCTTGAATTTCACAATGCTGTTATAATTCAAGATGATGGTGTGTTTGatactgttgattttgttgGGAGCGAAGAGGGGTTAAAGGGTAGTCCACCAGCAGCTAAATCTGTATTGGAAAATCTTCCTTTGGTGGTCGTGAGTGGTGAAGATTTGAAAGGAAGCAATGTAGCTTGTGCAATTTGCAAAGATGAGATTTTGTTGACGGAGAAGGTGACTAGGTTGCCTTGTTCTCACTATTACCATTGTGATTGTATCGTACCTTGGCTAAATATCCGTAATACATGTCCTGTTTGTCGCCACGAGTTGCCCACAGATGATGctgattatgagaggaaaaatGAGAGGAGAGCTGGTCCTGCACTTGTGAATGATTTTCAG GTTATCTGTAGTGAGGCAGGCCTCCTTTGTcacaatccaagaaaaatcaCATCACTTTATGACGAGCTCTTAACTTCCACATTTGTTTCCATCCATTTTTCTCCTTGTGTACCAGTGTCCACCATCATAAAAAAGAAATAG